The following are encoded in a window of Brevibacillus ruminantium genomic DNA:
- a CDS encoding DinB family protein gives MHLFYKQTLHLLDTELDRIKTALDRLPEELLWEKARGGTNSIGNLCLHLAGNEYQNIISGIGQKPFIRERSAEFLAEGGIEAGTLLQKLTDIRTQTRNVLATLTAADLDKEVMIVYPPGAGIESYTRTVLELLYHTTAHYSYHTGQIVYMTRLLQRSDEHILKWKH, from the coding sequence ATGCATCTGTTTTACAAGCAAACGCTCCACCTGCTGGATACGGAGCTGGATCGCATCAAAACGGCGCTAGACCGGTTGCCGGAAGAGCTGCTGTGGGAAAAAGCCCGTGGGGGAACCAACAGCATCGGCAATCTCTGTTTGCATCTGGCCGGAAATGAGTATCAGAACATCATCAGCGGGATTGGACAAAAGCCGTTCATTCGCGAACGGTCTGCGGAATTTCTGGCAGAGGGCGGCATCGAGGCGGGAACACTCCTGCAAAAGCTCACGGACATTCGCACGCAAACAAGAAACGTTCTGGCGACTCTTACAGCGGCTGATCTGGACAAAGAGGTCATGATCGTCTATCCGCCCGGTGCCGGGATCGAGTCCTATACCCGTACCGTGCTCGAGCTGTTGTATCACACCACGGCGCATTACTCGTACCATACGGGTCAAATCGTCTATATGACCAGACTTTTACAGCGTTCGGACGAGCATATACTGAAGTGGAAGCATTGA
- a CDS encoding lipoate--protein ligase, which produces MLFIDNQNITDPTINLAIEEYALKYLPADHDYLLFYINEPSIIIGKNQNTAEEINADYVAKNGVHVVRRLSGGGAVYHDLGNLNFSFITNDDGNSFHNYRKFTEPVVLALHKLGVEAELTGRNDIQVGERKISGNAQFSTKGRMFTHGTLLFDSQMENVASALNVNPEKIKSKGVKSVRSRVANISEFLREPMTIEQFRAHILASIFSGAEVEEYKLTDADWERIHQISVERYRNWDWNYGKSPAFNVQRVKRLSAGTYDVRLYVEKGLIQSASVFGDFFGLGETSEFTDKLLGVRYDREALQAVLDTVDLSHYFGPITTEEWLDMVL; this is translated from the coding sequence ATGCTTTTCATCGACAATCAAAACATCACCGACCCGACGATAAATCTGGCCATCGAAGAATACGCCCTGAAGTATCTTCCGGCTGATCACGATTACTTGCTATTCTACATAAACGAACCATCCATCATCATCGGCAAGAATCAGAACACGGCAGAGGAGATCAACGCAGACTACGTGGCGAAAAACGGGGTTCACGTCGTGCGCCGTCTCTCCGGCGGGGGAGCTGTCTACCACGATCTGGGGAACCTGAATTTCAGCTTCATTACAAATGACGACGGCAACTCCTTTCACAACTACCGGAAATTTACCGAGCCGGTCGTTTTGGCGCTGCACAAGCTGGGCGTCGAGGCCGAGCTGACAGGACGCAACGACATTCAGGTAGGCGAGCGGAAGATTTCCGGCAACGCCCAGTTTTCGACGAAAGGACGCATGTTTACCCACGGGACCCTGCTGTTTGACTCCCAAATGGAAAATGTAGCGTCAGCGCTGAACGTCAATCCGGAAAAGATTAAATCCAAAGGAGTCAAATCCGTTCGCAGCCGGGTAGCCAACATCTCCGAGTTTCTGCGCGAGCCGATGACCATTGAACAGTTCCGCGCACATATTCTCGCCTCTATCTTCTCAGGGGCCGAGGTAGAGGAGTATAAGCTGACCGATGCCGATTGGGAGCGAATTCATCAAATTTCCGTCGAACGCTACCGGAACTGGGACTGGAATTACGGAAAATCTCCGGCTTTCAACGTACAGCGCGTCAAACGTCTGAGCGCAGGTACCTATGATGTCCGGCTCTATGTAGAAAAAGGCCTGATCCAGTCTGCCTCTGTCTTTGGCGACTTCTTTGGCCTGGGGGAAACCTCCGAGTTTACGGACAAGCTGCTCGGTGTGCGGTATGACCGGGAAGCACTGCAGGCTGTCCTGGATACAGTGGACCTCAGCCATTATTTCGGACCGATTACCACCGAGGAATGGCTGGACATGGTATTGTAG
- a CDS encoding RNA polymerase sigma factor, giving the protein MEKEQIEQIVEEIKVSGCLEKFGTLVEVLQQPIFTYCYHMLGHRQEAEDAVQEVLIKAYEHLEKYNRTISFTAWVYKIAYHHCLNLIKRKKLHQVILFWKKNEAAREHEQETSRLIHEPFSEPLHQALGALTPEERNLVILRVIEEKGYDELATLLNASSATLRKKYERAIKKCKHQLQSQSQKGGKINEAYRAIR; this is encoded by the coding sequence TTGGAAAAGGAGCAAATAGAACAAATCGTGGAGGAAATCAAAGTCTCCGGTTGTTTGGAGAAGTTTGGTACCCTCGTGGAAGTTCTGCAACAACCGATTTTTACCTACTGCTATCATATGCTGGGACATCGACAGGAAGCGGAGGATGCTGTGCAAGAGGTGTTGATCAAGGCCTATGAGCATCTCGAAAAATATAATCGAACCATCTCCTTTACCGCATGGGTTTACAAGATTGCCTACCATCATTGCCTCAATCTGATCAAAAGAAAGAAGCTTCACCAGGTAATCCTGTTCTGGAAAAAGAACGAGGCAGCCCGGGAGCACGAACAGGAAACATCCCGGTTGATTCACGAGCCGTTCAGTGAACCGCTTCATCAGGCCCTGGGTGCCTTGACGCCAGAAGAGAGGAATCTCGTGATTTTACGAGTGATCGAAGAAAAAGGGTATGACGAACTAGCGACGCTATTAAATGCAAGCTCAGCCACACTGCGAAAAAAATACGAACGCGCTATCAAGAAATGCAAACACCAACTGCAGTCACAGTCACAGAAAGGAGGGAAAATAAATGAAGCATATCGAGCCATACGATGA
- a CDS encoding ABC transporter substrate-binding protein, whose amino-acid sequence MKKMKWMGGFLTVSLLSAALAGCGGGKEPATEGKAGEAGKGDPQKLVISTWGFSEDFFRKEVYEPFEKEHNVKIVVEIGNNAERLNKIRQGSSQVDLVYLSDYYAQQGIDAGLFEPIDRSKIPNIDHIYDIAKAPLGEEYGPAYTIGQFGIAYNPNVIKTEVKSWSDLWKPELVGKLTLPNITSTTGPMLLDAASQAAGSQEFNEDQAFAKVKEVNPGVVKYYDKTSEYVNMFSQEEIAVGPIMEMYFKDIQAAVPEAKFVTPEEGGYAVMNTVNIVKGSKQKELAEAFINWQLSREVQEKAAKAKVDSPVNKEVQLSEEEAKGVTYGSEVINKLHKLDMKFVNEHSKAWIDRWNREIAQ is encoded by the coding sequence ATGAAAAAGATGAAATGGATGGGTGGCTTTCTGACAGTATCCCTTTTGTCCGCAGCTTTGGCTGGATGCGGCGGCGGAAAGGAACCGGCCACAGAAGGAAAAGCAGGTGAAGCAGGCAAAGGTGATCCGCAGAAGCTGGTAATCTCGACATGGGGCTTCTCCGAAGACTTTTTCCGCAAAGAAGTATACGAGCCGTTTGAAAAAGAACATAACGTAAAAATCGTGGTAGAGATCGGCAACAATGCAGAGCGTCTCAATAAAATCCGTCAGGGAAGCTCGCAGGTCGATCTGGTTTACCTCTCTGACTACTACGCACAGCAGGGCATTGACGCCGGTTTGTTCGAACCCATCGATCGCAGCAAAATCCCGAACATCGATCACATTTACGACATCGCCAAAGCACCGCTGGGTGAAGAATACGGACCAGCCTATACAATCGGTCAATTTGGTATTGCCTACAACCCGAATGTAATCAAAACCGAGGTGAAATCCTGGAGTGATCTGTGGAAGCCTGAGCTGGTTGGCAAGCTGACCCTGCCGAATATTACCTCTACCACAGGACCGATGCTGCTGGACGCCGCTTCACAAGCAGCTGGAAGCCAAGAATTCAATGAGGATCAGGCATTTGCCAAAGTAAAAGAGGTCAACCCAGGTGTGGTCAAGTACTACGACAAAACCTCTGAGTACGTAAATATGTTCAGCCAGGAAGAGATCGCAGTCGGACCGATTATGGAAATGTACTTCAAAGACATTCAGGCCGCTGTGCCGGAAGCAAAATTCGTTACCCCTGAAGAAGGCGGCTATGCTGTTATGAATACCGTCAACATCGTCAAAGGAAGCAAGCAGAAAGAGCTGGCGGAAGCCTTTATCAACTGGCAATTGAGCCGGGAAGTACAGGAAAAGGCAGCAAAAGCGAAAGTCGATTCACCGGTCAACAAAGAGGTGCAGCTCTCTGAAGAAGAGGCAAAAGGCGTCACCTACGGTTCCGAGGTGATCAACAAGCTGCACAAGCTGGATATGAAGTTTGTCAACGAGCACTCCAAAGCATGGATTGACCGCTGGAACCGGGAGATTGCCCAATAA
- a CDS encoding ABC transporter ATP-binding protein has translation MRIVIEEVGKTFLDSKKREVTALQNINFSIEEQEFVVLVGPSGCGKSTLLNIVGGLMSPTNGSVYFEGTQGKKPNLGIVFQEIALFPWRTVYENVIFGLEENGASKQEQQEKGRHYIEMVGLQGFENAYPKQLSGGMRQRAGIARALAIEPDLLLMDEPFSALDAQTRTLMQEELLTIWNRTRLSTLYVTHNIQEAVYLADRVIVLSRHPGQIKSIIQIDLPKMGRDQEEYRSRFEQYADQIWQLIRHDAQEALKEG, from the coding sequence ATGAGAATCGTCATCGAAGAAGTGGGCAAAACCTTTCTCGATTCGAAAAAAAGAGAAGTAACCGCCCTGCAGAACATCAACTTTTCGATTGAAGAGCAGGAGTTTGTCGTGCTGGTTGGACCGAGCGGCTGTGGGAAGTCTACACTGCTCAATATTGTCGGTGGCCTGATGTCTCCGACAAATGGAAGCGTCTATTTCGAAGGAACCCAGGGCAAGAAGCCCAATCTGGGAATTGTTTTTCAAGAGATTGCGCTGTTTCCCTGGCGGACTGTTTATGAAAATGTCATCTTTGGTCTGGAAGAAAACGGGGCCAGCAAACAGGAGCAGCAGGAAAAGGGCAGGCATTACATCGAGATGGTCGGACTGCAAGGGTTTGAAAATGCGTATCCCAAGCAGCTGTCAGGCGGGATGAGACAGCGGGCAGGAATCGCCCGTGCGCTGGCGATCGAACCGGATCTGCTGTTGATGGACGAGCCCTTCTCTGCCCTGGACGCTCAGACGCGGACGCTGATGCAGGAGGAGCTGCTGACGATCTGGAACCGCACCCGACTGAGTACCTTGTATGTCACCCATAACATCCAGGAGGCGGTTTACCTGGCTGACCGCGTGATTGTCCTGTCCAGGCATCCCGGTCAAATCAAGAGCATTATTCAGATTGACCTGCCGAAAATGGGCCGAGACCAGGAGGAATACCGCAGCCGGTTTGAGCAGTACGCGGACCAAATCTGGCAGTTGATTCGTCATGATGCCCAGGAAGCGCTGAAGGAGGGGTGA
- a CDS encoding ABC transporter permease, which yields MKKIGLYLLLLPGLLFLTLFMVIPIAMTILSTFFQEGSFTVEGYLHFLTDPYFLKILWTTLQVSLVTTIACILLGFPAAYYISKLGPRKKGVLLALAIFPLLTSSVVRSFSWMIILGKKGLLNSSLLSIGLIEKPLEILYTPTAMMIGLIHLFLPLIIITLVGVMENIDPDLLKAAESLGASRFTAFRQVIVPLSVPGLIIGSILVFVGSLTAYTTPALLGGKQRVISTFLYQNAITLNDWQMASVIATIMIVITFIVIGLMNKLATKLNPKG from the coding sequence ATGAAAAAAATCGGTCTCTATCTATTGCTGCTGCCTGGCCTGCTGTTCTTGACGCTGTTTATGGTCATTCCCATTGCCATGACCATTTTGTCTACATTTTTTCAGGAAGGAAGCTTTACCGTAGAGGGTTATTTGCATTTTCTGACCGACCCCTACTTCCTGAAAATCTTGTGGACAACGCTGCAGGTCAGTCTGGTCACGACAATCGCGTGCATACTGCTGGGTTTTCCGGCTGCGTACTACATCTCCAAGCTGGGGCCGCGGAAAAAGGGAGTGCTGCTGGCGCTGGCGATCTTTCCGCTGTTGACCAGCTCTGTCGTTCGTTCCTTTAGCTGGATGATTATTCTCGGGAAAAAAGGGCTGTTGAACAGCTCGCTGCTCTCAATCGGGCTGATTGAAAAACCGCTTGAGATTTTGTATACACCTACGGCCATGATGATCGGTTTGATTCATCTCTTCCTCCCGCTGATTATCATCACGCTGGTCGGGGTGATGGAGAACATCGACCCGGATTTGCTGAAGGCGGCAGAAAGCTTGGGTGCATCCAGATTTACAGCGTTTCGTCAGGTCATCGTTCCGCTTAGTGTGCCGGGTCTGATCATCGGAAGCATTCTGGTCTTCGTCGGCAGTCTGACTGCGTATACGACGCCGGCGCTTCTGGGAGGGAAACAGCGGGTTATCTCGACGTTTCTCTACCAGAATGCCATTACCTTGAATGACTGGCAGATGGCATCAGTGATTGCCACGATCATGATTGTGATTACCTTTATCGTAATCGGACTGATGAACAAACTGGCGACAAAACTAAATCCGAAGGGGTAA
- a CDS encoding DUF2294 domain-containing protein, with the protein MTLLDSNESKKKLSHIYNEISKELFGFGTTLLRVEIDKQIITFQARHRRSPRSAALEGEAPTLKLEVDFRMSLLYKKRLRERLEEEMGLRIEAVLRDYDAPTLWAITNVILLETP; encoded by the coding sequence ATGACCCTACTGGACTCGAATGAGAGTAAAAAAAAGCTGAGTCACATCTACAACGAAATCTCCAAGGAATTATTCGGATTTGGCACGACCCTTTTGCGAGTGGAGATAGACAAGCAGATCATTACCTTTCAAGCCAGGCATCGGCGATCACCTCGTTCAGCAGCATTAGAGGGAGAAGCTCCCACACTAAAGCTGGAAGTCGACTTTCGGATGTCGCTGTTGTATAAAAAGAGACTCCGCGAGCGACTGGAAGAAGAGATGGGCCTGCGTATCGAAGCTGTGTTGCGGGATTATGATGCACCGACCCTGTGGGCGATTACCAACGTCATTTTGCTGGAGACGCCATAA
- a CDS encoding ABC transporter substrate-binding protein → MKKSAMLVVSALLSMSLALAGCGQKEAGNTAEPKPEQSAAAEAATVQIGMLKLTSSAPLFIGIEKGFFKEENIDAQAKWFEAAQPIAVATAAGSVDVGATGITASLYNMVSGGQKLVIVADKGREQQGYSSSALLVPGDSPLKSIEELKGKKIGITQTGSTYHYMAGRMLEKHGIALNDVELIPLNSIKGLMEALKSKQVDAVLLNEPNISTVVAEGYGKVIAQVGDEIEYQTSGLFFSPALAENKDVAERFLKAYAKSTRYYYDAVLTKKDGQIVPGENFDEVVQIIAKYTDQEPDMIKKGLPYMDRDGKLLESDIKTQVEWYAKEKLIDKAIDTSEIVNTQLLEDALQKLGK, encoded by the coding sequence GTGAAGAAATCAGCAATGCTCGTTGTAAGTGCGTTATTGTCGATGTCATTGGCTCTTGCCGGCTGTGGGCAGAAGGAAGCAGGAAACACGGCCGAACCGAAGCCAGAACAAAGTGCGGCGGCGGAAGCAGCAACCGTGCAGATCGGAATGCTCAAGCTGACCAGTTCCGCGCCACTTTTCATCGGGATTGAAAAAGGGTTTTTTAAAGAGGAAAACATTGATGCACAGGCCAAATGGTTTGAGGCTGCGCAACCGATTGCCGTCGCAACAGCAGCAGGCAGTGTAGATGTCGGGGCGACCGGGATTACTGCCAGCTTGTACAATATGGTTTCCGGTGGACAAAAGCTGGTTATCGTCGCGGACAAAGGAAGAGAACAGCAAGGCTACTCTTCATCTGCTTTATTAGTCCCTGGGGATTCACCGCTGAAAAGCATCGAAGAATTAAAGGGCAAGAAAATCGGGATCACCCAAACCGGTTCTACTTATCACTACATGGCAGGCAGAATGCTGGAGAAGCACGGAATCGCCCTGAACGACGTAGAATTGATTCCGCTCAACAGCATCAAGGGTCTGATGGAAGCACTCAAAAGCAAACAAGTTGACGCCGTGCTCCTGAACGAACCCAATATTTCCACTGTTGTTGCAGAAGGCTATGGCAAGGTCATCGCCCAGGTTGGGGACGAAATCGAGTACCAAACCTCGGGACTCTTTTTCTCGCCAGCGCTGGCAGAGAACAAGGATGTCGCAGAGCGCTTCCTCAAAGCTTATGCAAAATCGACGCGCTATTACTATGATGCTGTACTGACCAAGAAAGACGGTCAGATTGTGCCGGGCGAGAACTTTGATGAGGTCGTTCAGATCATCGCCAAATACACCGATCAAGAGCCGGATATGATTAAAAAGGGTCTTCCTTATATGGACAGAGACGGCAAACTGCTTGAGTCCGATATCAAGACACAGGTAGAATGGTACGCCAAAGAAAAGCTGATCGACAAAGCGATCGACACAAGCGAAATCGTCAATACCCAACTGCTGGAAGACGCCCTGCAGAAATTAGGGAAGTGA
- a CDS encoding CarD family transcriptional regulator: MFHIGDKIFYPVHGAGVIESIVEKEFLGEKQSYYVLDMLLRELQIMVPLNKINDLHIRLVVEERTLEAVFVKLHEGEPDMSVTAAQRHRINMEKLKSGDIYEGAEVIRDLSWISRTKNLGTGDKLMLDQAQQLFISEVELVKGVDTEEASDLLKQAIHR, from the coding sequence GTGTTTCACATTGGCGACAAGATTTTTTATCCTGTTCATGGTGCTGGGGTAATTGAATCGATCGTTGAGAAAGAGTTCCTTGGAGAAAAGCAGTCTTATTACGTCTTGGACATGCTGCTCCGGGAGCTGCAGATCATGGTCCCACTAAATAAAATCAATGACCTGCACATTCGACTGGTCGTCGAAGAAAGAACCCTGGAAGCTGTTTTTGTCAAGCTGCATGAGGGCGAACCAGATATGAGTGTAACCGCTGCCCAACGACATCGGATCAATATGGAGAAACTTAAAAGCGGTGATATCTACGAAGGTGCGGAAGTGATTCGGGATCTGTCCTGGATCAGCCGGACAAAAAACTTGGGTACAGGTGACAAGCTCATGCTGGATCAGGCACAGCAATTATTCATCAGTGAAGTCGAGCTGGTAAAAGGCGTCGATACCGAAGAGGCGTCCGATTTGCTGAAGCAGGCCATTCATCGGTAA
- a CDS encoding ABC transporter permease: MSEQRQVITNRVAFLEQKIPGYAAAMGIAGLLILWEIICRLNIVPPLFLPAPSAILAAAWDMLTNGELLENLLASMSRIGAGYAIGALCGIVIGLLLGFSRWFDAILTPIVYSIYPIPKIALLPLIILWLGIGEMPKVAIIALGVFFPVVINTYSGVKSVDTMLIKAAVTFGSNHFNVIRKVILPGSLPMIFAGLKLAAGTSLLLLVSAEMIAAQQGIGSMVLHYGNLMITTKLMVGVLLLSLLGLIFNRTLQWLERKLIPWK; this comes from the coding sequence ATGAGCGAACAAAGACAAGTCATCACCAACCGCGTCGCCTTTCTGGAACAAAAGATTCCCGGCTATGCGGCAGCCATGGGGATTGCCGGTCTGCTCATCCTGTGGGAGATTATTTGCCGGTTGAACATTGTACCGCCGCTGTTTTTGCCAGCACCATCGGCGATACTGGCAGCAGCCTGGGATATGCTGACCAACGGCGAGCTGCTGGAAAATCTGCTGGCCAGCATGTCCCGGATCGGGGCCGGTTACGCCATCGGCGCCCTGTGCGGCATCGTGATCGGGCTGCTGCTCGGCTTTTCCCGGTGGTTTGATGCCATCCTGACGCCGATTGTCTATTCGATTTACCCGATTCCGAAAATTGCTTTGTTGCCGCTGATTATTCTCTGGCTCGGCATCGGTGAAATGCCCAAGGTAGCGATCATAGCACTGGGGGTCTTTTTCCCGGTCGTCATCAACACCTACTCCGGGGTGAAAAGCGTAGACACGATGCTGATCAAGGCGGCCGTCACGTTTGGCTCCAATCACTTCAACGTGATCCGAAAAGTGATTTTGCCCGGGTCGCTGCCGATGATTTTTGCCGGTCTGAAGCTGGCAGCCGGAACCTCGCTGCTCCTCTTGGTGTCTGCAGAAATGATCGCTGCCCAACAGGGGATTGGCTCCATGGTGCTGCACTACGGAAACCTGATGATTACCACCAAGCTGATGGTAGGCGTTTTGCTCCTGTCCTTGCTGGGGCTGATTTTTAACCGCACCCTTCAATGGCTGGAGCGCAAGCTGATTCCTTGGAAATAG
- a CDS encoding helix-turn-helix transcriptional regulator, giving the protein MNKTDRQLAILLELQRRGSLRAEDLAAVFETSVRTIYRDVQALSEAGVPIIGAPGQGYSLMEGYFLPPLHFTAEEAVTMLLGLDFVEQQFDPVYRASAQDSRKKIESILPEAVRREAARVRSGFKLLTSHAPADDPVRITLQQLRQAIQEERKVRFLYTKKLPEKDGNRQHLRDVTPYGLAFVNGSWSLLGFCDLRQELRHFRLDRMASLCLLEEKAVPPADFNLQAYRPDDNRHLSMTVRMAYDVAEHVKESRFYFIDTMAEQPDGLYVTLRFRQPEEVLPWVLGFGAKAVVIEPESFRERIRCEIKKMQLHY; this is encoded by the coding sequence ATGAACAAGACGGATCGCCAGCTCGCCATCCTGCTGGAGCTGCAACGCAGAGGGTCGCTTCGTGCAGAGGACCTGGCCGCTGTTTTTGAGACCAGCGTGCGGACGATTTATCGGGATGTACAAGCTCTCTCGGAGGCTGGCGTCCCGATTATCGGTGCTCCTGGCCAAGGGTATTCCCTAATGGAAGGATACTTCTTGCCGCCGCTCCATTTTACAGCCGAAGAAGCGGTCACGATGCTGCTGGGACTGGACTTTGTGGAACAGCAGTTTGATCCGGTATACCGCGCCAGTGCTCAGGATTCACGGAAGAAAATCGAATCCATCCTGCCCGAAGCTGTTCGCCGGGAAGCAGCCCGGGTCCGCTCCGGCTTCAAGCTGCTCACCTCCCATGCACCTGCAGATGACCCTGTCCGCATTACTCTCCAGCAGTTGCGACAAGCGATTCAGGAAGAAAGGAAAGTGCGGTTTCTCTATACCAAGAAGCTCCCTGAGAAAGACGGCAACCGCCAACACCTCCGCGATGTAACTCCTTATGGCCTGGCTTTTGTAAATGGCTCTTGGTCGCTCCTCGGCTTTTGCGACCTGCGCCAGGAACTCCGTCACTTTCGACTAGACCGCATGGCATCGCTTTGCCTTTTGGAAGAAAAGGCTGTGCCGCCCGCTGATTTCAACCTTCAGGCTTACCGCCCGGATGACAACCGCCATCTGAGCATGACCGTCCGGATGGCGTACGATGTTGCGGAGCACGTGAAAGAATCCCGTTTTTATTTTATCGACACGATGGCTGAGCAGCCGGACGGCCTTTACGTCACGCTCCGGTTTCGCCAGCCGGAAGAGGTGCTGCCATGGGTACTGGGCTTTGGTGCAAAGGCTGTCGTCATCGAGCCGGAATCATTTCGGGAACGAATTCGCTGCGAAATTAAAAAAATGCAGCTTCACTACTGA
- a CDS encoding nucleoside hydrolase — MKQKVILDVDTGIDDALGIMLAVKSGRFDILGITTVNGNVSLDKGTENTLKVLEFLGVEKEIPVIKGADRPLLRPNFFEHRVHGEDGLGGALRDVTVQTQPATGFAPDFLIENILRHDGEVTLIMTAPLTNLALALRKCPELVRHVNEVIVMGGVVKDVGNVTPTAEYNIFVDPEAARVVFRAGFPRFTLVGLDVTRQALLTEEHIRLLGDTRIGQYVKTSTADYMKRYFERNGVAACAMHDPLAVGVALQKDLVTTRKLFVDVETRSELCDGQTVCDFQNRLSQQPNMDVCLDVDAKAFLDLFIRTLQS, encoded by the coding sequence ATGAAACAAAAAGTGATTCTCGATGTGGATACCGGCATTGATGACGCTCTGGGCATCATGCTGGCTGTGAAAAGCGGGCGCTTCGATATACTCGGGATTACCACAGTAAACGGAAATGTGTCACTAGACAAAGGAACGGAAAACACATTGAAGGTGCTGGAGTTTTTGGGAGTCGAAAAGGAGATTCCGGTGATCAAGGGAGCGGACCGTCCCCTGCTCAGACCCAACTTTTTTGAGCATCGGGTTCATGGCGAGGACGGCTTGGGCGGCGCTTTGCGGGACGTCACCGTTCAGACGCAGCCTGCGACCGGATTTGCCCCTGATTTCCTGATCGAAAATATTCTTCGCCATGACGGGGAAGTAACCCTGATCATGACTGCGCCGCTGACCAATCTGGCACTTGCGCTGCGCAAATGTCCCGAGCTTGTCCGCCATGTAAACGAAGTAATCGTCATGGGCGGAGTAGTGAAAGACGTCGGGAACGTGACGCCGACTGCCGAGTACAACATCTTTGTCGATCCCGAGGCTGCCAGGGTTGTTTTCCGCGCCGGCTTTCCCCGCTTCACACTGGTCGGGCTGGATGTAACACGTCAGGCCTTGCTGACCGAAGAGCATATCAGACTGCTGGGTGATACTCGCATCGGTCAATACGTAAAAACGAGCACGGCTGATTACATGAAGCGCTATTTCGAACGAAACGGCGTCGCAGCTTGCGCGATGCACGATCCGCTGGCGGTCGGCGTCGCCTTGCAAAAGGACCTGGTCACGACGCGTAAGCTGTTTGTGGATGTGGAGACAAGAAGTGAGCTGTGTGACGGCCAAACCGTCTGCGATTTTCAAAATCGCTTGTCACAGCAGCCGAATATGGATGTCTGCCTCGATGTGGATGCAAAGGCCTTTCTCGACCTATTTATCCGGACGCTGCAATCGTAG
- a CDS encoding DinB family protein: MNTKEILTQMEAVTEQYLRDLERFDMDQLTYKYGEEDWSLGQMYLHLIRSALFMQLRNVELCWEQSKQMQTANERLAVSAPADDSMTGNHAGSEEETDGSAADKDIVPGKTEAGAGIFALGSFPPVRISVPPSPQYTPPQPESKEQLSTGLRQVVTKMHELEPLLAEISPACREPHPRFGHLNATEWFILVEMHFRHHLRQKERLEALLQE; the protein is encoded by the coding sequence ATGAATACCAAAGAAATCCTGACACAGATGGAAGCGGTGACGGAGCAATATCTTCGCGATCTGGAGCGCTTCGACATGGACCAGCTTACGTACAAATACGGTGAGGAGGATTGGTCGCTCGGTCAAATGTACCTGCATCTGATCCGCTCCGCCCTGTTTATGCAGCTTCGCAATGTAGAGCTCTGTTGGGAACAAAGCAAGCAAATGCAAACGGCAAATGAGCGTTTGGCTGTGTCCGCACCTGCGGATGATTCTATGACTGGCAATCATGCCGGGTCGGAGGAAGAAACAGATGGAAGTGCAGCCGACAAGGATATCGTCCCAGGCAAAACAGAAGCAGGCGCAGGAATTTTTGCTCTCGGCAGCTTTCCGCCTGTTCGCATCAGCGTTCCGCCGTCCCCTCAATACACCCCGCCGCAACCAGAGAGCAAAGAGCAACTCTCGACGGGTTTGCGACAAGTGGTGACAAAGATGCATGAGCTGGAGCCGCTGCTGGCCGAGATTTCCCCTGCTTGTCGGGAGCCTCACCCCCGCTTTGGCCATTTGAATGCAACGGAGTGGTTCATATTGGTGGAGATGCATTTCCGCCATCATTTGCGGCAAAAAGAGCGGCTGGAAGCTTTGCTGCAAGAGTAG